The sequence ATGTCCGCGTCCACGACACCGACCTTGAGCCCGTCCGCCGCCATCGCCGCGGCCAGGTTCACCGTCACCGAGGACTTGCCGACGCCGCCCTTGCCGGAGGCGACCGCGTACACCCGGGTCAGCGAGCCGGGCTTCGCGAAGGGCACCTCGCGCTCCGCCGTACCGCCGCGCAGCGACGCCGCGAGGTCCTTGCGCTGCTCGTCGCTCATGACGTCGAGGGTGACGTCGACCCGCGAGACGCCCTCGACGCGGGCCACCGCGTCGGTCACGTTCCGGGTGATGGTCTCGCGCATGGGACAGCCGGAGACGGTGAGGTACACCGTGACAGCGACCACACCGTCAGGATCGATGTCGACCGATTTCACCATGCCCAGCTCGGTGATCGGACGGTGGATCTCGGGGTCGTTCACTGTCGCCAGTGCCTCAAGCACCGCGTCTTCCGTAGCCATACGGACGATGGTACGGCGCGTGTAGCTACACGCGGGTAACCTTCTCAGCGGTCTTCGTCACTCTCGGCGGACAGCAGCGCCCGCCGGTCGTCCAGGTCCTTCACGAGGTCCTCCAGCTCGGAGCGGATCCAGTCCCGGGTGGCGACCTCGCCGAGGCCCATCCGCAGCGCCGCGATCTCCCTGGTCAGGTACTCGGTGTCGGCGATGGAGCGCTCGTTCTGCTTGCGGTCCTGCTCGTGCGTGACCCGGTCCCGGTCGTCCTGCCGGTTCTGCGCGAGAAGGATCAGCGGGGCGGCGTACGAGGCCTGGAGCGAGAGCATCAGGGTCAGGAAGATGAAGGGGTACTCGTCGAACCGCACGTTCGGCGGCGCGAAGATGTTCCACGCCACCCACACGATGATGATCAGCGTCATCCAGACGATGAACCGGCCGGTGCCCAGGAAGCGCGCGATGCGCTCCGAGAACCGGCCGAACGCCTCCGGGTCGTACTCGGGCAGCAGCCTGCGGCGCGGGGCCTTCGGCTGGTCCAGGCGGTTCCTCGGCGTACGGGTCAGTGCCGTCGAGCCGTTCGACGCGCGGGCGCGGTCCTCACCGGTCACGGAGCACCCCCTCGCGGCCGTGGAAGTCGGTCTCCCGCCAGTCCTCGGGCAGCAGGTGGTCCAGCACGTCGTCGACGGTCACCGCACCGAGCAGCGACCCGCTCTCGTCCACCACCGGCACCGACACCAGGTTGTACGCCGCCAGGTAACTGGTCACCACCGACAGCGGGGTGTCCGGCGGGAGCGGCACCAGATCGCTGTCCAGGAGCGAGCTGACCAGGGTGAACGGGGGGTCCCGCAGCAGCCGCTGGAAGTGCACGGTGCCCAGGTACTTGCCCGTCGGCGTCTCGTCGGGCGACCGGCACACGTACACCTGCGCGGCGAGCGCCGGGGACAGGTCCGACTGACGCACCCGGGCGAGCGCGTCGGCGACCGTGGCGTCCGGGCGCAGGATGACCGGCTCCGTCGTCATCAGGCCGCCCGCGGTGCGCTCCTCGTACGACATCAGCCGCCGCACGTCCGCCGCGTCGCCGGGGCGCATCAGCATCAGCAGCCGTTCCTTGTCCTCCTCCGGCAGCTCGGAGAGCAGGTCGGCCGCGTCGTCCGGGTCCATCGCCTCCAGGACGTCCGCCGCGCGCTCCTCCTGGAGCTTGCCGATGATCTCCACCTGGTCGTCCTCGGGCAGCTCCTCCAGGACGTCGGCGAGCCGGTCGTCGTCCAGCGCGGCCGCGACCTCCGCCCGCCGCTTGGGCGTCAGATGGTGCAGGGCGTTGGCGACGTCGGCGGGGCGCAGCCGCTCGAAGGTCGCCACCAGGGACTCGGCGCCCTGGCCGTGCTCCTCCAGGGAGAACCCCGTCACCGCGGACCACTCGACGGTCAGCGTCTCGCCCTTGCGGCGCAGCGCCCCGCCCCGGCCCTTGCGGACGAAGTACTTGTCGATCTCCCAGTCCCGGCGGGCGGGCAGCTGCTGGATCGCCACGTCCAGGATGGTGACCTCCTCGTCCGTCTCCACCAGGCGCACCCGGCGGTCGAGGAACTCGCCGAGCACCAGGCGTTCGGTGGGCCGCTGCTCGAAGCGACGCATGTTGACCACGCCGGTGGTGATCACCTGCCCCGACTCGACACCCGTCACCCGGGTCATCGGCAGGAAGATCCGCCGCCGGCTCACCACCTCGACGACCATGCCCAGCAGCCGGGGCGGCCGGCCGCCCACGCGCAGCATCGCGACCAGGTCGCGCACGCGGCCCACCTGGTCGCCGTTGGGATCGAAGACCGGCACACCCGACAGGTGCGAGACGAAGACCCGGGGCGTGACCGGTGTCATCCCTGATCCTCCTCGCTGGGCCCCCGGACCGCGCCGGGCCGCCCGCTTCCGACAGTTATTGCACTGTTATGACGTGATCAGGCTAGCCCGTACGGTCGCGGACCGCCCCGGCGGACCGTCCGTACGGCTCTGGGCCCATTGGCGTAGGCCACCCGGGTACGCTGCCGTCTGCCATCCCCCACCATGGAGACGAGAGGCAGTGCGCCTGTGACCTCTTCCGCCCCGGCCGTCCGTGCCCGCCGCCGGACCGCGTCCCTCGCCCTCGTGCTCTGCGCGGGGCTGACCGCGGCCCTGACCGCGTGCGGGGGCGAGGACCCGGACCAGGGAACCAACGGCGTCGGCAAGCTCTCGGCAGCGGAGATCGAGAAGAAGGCGCGGACCGCGGCGGACTCCGCCGACGCGGTGCACCTCGCCGGGACGCTCGTCAGCAAGGGCGGCACGTACAAGATCGACATGCGGCTCAAGGACAAGGGCGGCGCGGGCTCCGTCACCTCGAAGAACAGCACCTTCACGCTGCTGCGGATCGGTGACGGGCTCTACCTCAAGGCCGACGCCGGCTTCTGGAGCCACGACGAGGGCAAGGCGGACACGGGCGAGGACGGCGCGGCAGCCGCGGACAAGCTGGAGGACAAGTACGTCAGGGTCCCCGAGGGCGACCCCACGTACAAGCAGCTCAGCGGCTTCACCGACAAGAAGGTGCTGCTCGGCGGGATGCTCACGCTGCACGGCGAGCTGACCAAGGGCGACCGTGACAAGGTCGCCGGGGTGCGCACCGTACGCATCATGGGCGGCGAGGGCACCGGCGGCGCGCTCGACGTGTCGCTGGAGGGCACGCCGTATCCGCTGCGCTTCGCCCGGGGTGGCGGCGGGGGCGTGATCACGCTCGCCGACTGGGGCAAGGACTTCGCGCTGAAGGCCCCGCCCGAGGACGAGACCGTCGACTACGGCAAGCAGCTCCCGAGGACGTCGTCCTAGGGCGCGTCCGCGAAGTCCCGTCCGGCCGACGACGCCCGGGCACACGCCCCAGCCGGTACCCGCTACGCGCGCAGCGAGCGCTTCAGGAGGCGCGGCAGGCCCGCCGGGACCGGCAGCCGGGTCGTCGCCGGAGTCGGCAGCGGCGCGGCCGCGCCGGAGGTGTCCGGCAGCTCGGTGCGCGCGTCGAGGGGCGTGAGCCGTACGACCCGGCACTCGCGCGCCCACCGCTCCGGCATCCGCTCCGCGTCCGGCGCGTTCAGCCGCTTGCCCTTCAGCTCGGCGACGGCGGCCTCCCAGGCCTCGGAGTGCGGGGCGAGTACGGCCACCGCGGCCGACCAGGCGACGAGGCGTCCGCCCTTGTCCTTGCTGCGGACGGTCACCTCGGCGGTGGCCCCGTCGGTGAGACCGGCGGGCAGCGGCTGCTCGCCGGGGCCGTCGCCGACGAGGTGGGCGGCGCCCTCGTGCCATACGTGCCACAGCGCCCGCGCCGGCCCGGTGCCGCGCACCCAGATGAGGCCCGACTTCTTCGTGGCCTCCTCGACGAGGGCCGGCCCGAGCAGCGTGTCAGCAGCAGTCATGGGGCAGAGCTTAGAACGTCCGTGAACGGGGAGCCTCAGAGCCAGCCGTTGCGCTTGAGCATGCGGTGGATGGAGAAGCAGACCACGCCGATGAAGCCCATCACCATCGGGTAGCCGTACGTCCAGCGCAGCTCCGGCATGTGCCTGAAGTTCATGCCGTAGACCCCGCAGATCATCGTCGGCACGGCCACGATCGCCGCCCAGGACGTGATCTTGCGCATGTCCTCGTTCTGAGCGACGGTCGCCTGCGCCAGGTTGGCCTGGAGGATGGAGTTCAGCAGCTCGTCGAAGCCGATGACCTCCTCCTGGACGCGTACGAGGTGGTCGGCGACGTCCCGGAAGTACTTCTGGATGTCCGGGTCGATCAGCCGCATCGGCCGCTCGCTCAGCAGCTGCATCGGGCGCAGCAGCGGGGAGACGGCCCGCTTGAACTCCAGCACCTCGCGCTTGAGCTGGTAGATCCGTCCGGCGTCCGAGCCGCGCGAACTGCCCTTGTCCGGCGTGGAGAAGACCTCGATCTCCACCTCGTCGATGTCGTCCTGCACCGCGCCCGCCACCGCGATGTAGCCGTCGACGACGTGGTCGGCGATGGAGTGCAGCACCGCGGACGGGCCCTTGGCGAGCAGCTCCGGGTCGTCCTCCAGACGGTGACGCAGGGCGCGCAGCGAGCCCTGGCCGCCGTGCCGCACGGTGATGACGAAGTCCCGGCCGGTGAAGCACATGACCTCGCCGGTCTCCACGACCTCGCTGGTCGCGGTCAGCTCGGCGTGCTCGACGTAGTGGATGGTCTTGAAGACGGTGAACAGCGTGTCGTCGTACCGCTCCAGCTTCGGGCGCTGGTGGGCGTGGACGGCGTCCTCGACGGCCAGCGGGTGCAGCCCGAACTCCCGGGCGATGCCCGCGAATTCCTCCTCGGTCGGCTCGTGCAGACCGATCCAGGCGAAGCCGCCGTCCTCGCGCACCCGGAGCATCGCCTCGCGCGGGGTGGCGCAGGTGCCCTCCACCTCGGCGAGGCGGCGGCCGTCGCGGTAGACCGCGCAGTCGACGACCGCGCTGGAGGCGGACGGGTCGCGGGTGGTGTCGTAGCTGTTGTGCAGGGCGGGGGTCTTGCGCAGGGACGGGCGCACCACGGCGCGCAGGTCACGGATCATCGACATGGCTGGCTCCTTCACGGAGGGCCGTCGTCGAGGGCCTGGAACAGCCCGGAATGGGGACGTGGTCTCACATCCGCAAAGCGGGCGGCACCGCGGCGGCACGATGACGGCGTTCGCTACAGACAGGCAAAAAGGTGTGCTCTTCCGCCGTGCGACATGCCGTGGCCTCGGCCGCGTGTCAGATCACGCGGAGAGGCGCCGAGCGGAGGAGCGGTTGGTACTGCACGGTCGACTTGGATCCACCGCAGCCCCACCTCCTCCGGTCGGTCCCCCGTGGGGGATGACGTTGCGCCGGGACTGAGAGCGACGCTTCTGCGTGCTGTCCCGGCCGGCACCCCAGGCTAGCAGCCGGTACAGGGCCAATCCCTTACTTTGCCCGTTCCATACGCGTCCTATGCTCGCCGCATGGCAGAAATTCTTGCTCTGGTCGAGGCGCGTCTGCGGACGGCCCTGGGTGAACCGGACGCACGCGCGGCAGTGACGTTTCTCGGGACGGACCGGATCGAGGTACTCCGGTTCATCGACGGCGACCTCGTGCGGTACGCCACGCTCGGCATGTCCGCCCAGCCGATGTCCGACCCGACCGCCGTCCTGGCCGACCCGGTGAAGGGCCCGCGCGCCGAGCTGGTGCTCTCGGTGCGGGGCGGGCTCGCCGACACCGACCAGGTGCTGCGCAAGCTCGCCGTGCTCGCGGCCTCGCCCCAGGTGGAGGGGCTGGTCGTGGCCCCGGGGGCCTCGCTGGACGTGGGCGAACCGCTGTGGCCGGGTGCGCCGTTCACCTCGGTGCTGGTCGCGGAGAGCGGGGGCCTGGTCGAGGACCTGGAGCTGGATGAGGGCTTGGAGCCGGTGCGCTTTCTGCCGCTGCTGCCGATGACGCACAACGAGGCCGCCTGGAAGCGGGTCCGGGGTGCGCAGGAACTCCAGGAGAAATGGCTGTCGCAGGGGACCGACCTGCGCGATCCCCTGCGGCATTCCGTGGTTCTGGACTGATCCTCCCCGGACCGGACCGGACCGCCGGCGTCAGTTGGCGAAGACCGTGACGCCGTCCTCCGTGGCGTGCTTGGGCTCCAGCTCCTCCGCCTCGTGGGTCAGCGCGGAGCGCCGGACCAGGACCACGACCGCGCCCAGCAGCGAGGCGACGGCGGCGACCACGAACGGGATGTGGATGTCGCTCCACTCCTCGATCTTCGGGGCCAGGTAGGGCGCCGCGGCGGCGGCGAACCAGCGCACGAAGTTGTAGCCCGCGCTGGCCACCGGGCGCGGCGCGTCCGAGACGCCGAGCGCCAGCTCCGTGTACACGGTGTTGTTCATGCCGATGAGGGCGCCGGAGACGATCGTGCAGACGATGGCCGTGGTGTGGCTGCCGTAGCCCAGGACGACGAGGT is a genomic window of Streptomyces sp. NBC_00708 containing:
- a CDS encoding suppressor of fused domain protein; protein product: MAEILALVEARLRTALGEPDARAAVTFLGTDRIEVLRFIDGDLVRYATLGMSAQPMSDPTAVLADPVKGPRAELVLSVRGGLADTDQVLRKLAVLAASPQVEGLVVAPGASLDVGEPLWPGAPFTSVLVAESGGLVEDLELDEGLEPVRFLPLLPMTHNEAAWKRVRGAQELQEKWLSQGTDLRDPLRHSVVLD
- a CDS encoding magnesium and cobalt transport protein CorA; translated protein: MSMIRDLRAVVRPSLRKTPALHNSYDTTRDPSASSAVVDCAVYRDGRRLAEVEGTCATPREAMLRVREDGGFAWIGLHEPTEEEFAGIAREFGLHPLAVEDAVHAHQRPKLERYDDTLFTVFKTIHYVEHAELTATSEVVETGEVMCFTGRDFVITVRHGGQGSLRALRHRLEDDPELLAKGPSAVLHSIADHVVDGYIAVAGAVQDDIDEVEIEVFSTPDKGSSRGSDAGRIYQLKREVLEFKRAVSPLLRPMQLLSERPMRLIDPDIQKYFRDVADHLVRVQEEVIGFDELLNSILQANLAQATVAQNEDMRKITSWAAIVAVPTMICGVYGMNFRHMPELRWTYGYPMVMGFIGVVCFSIHRMLKRNGWL
- a CDS encoding CBS domain-containing protein, whose amino-acid sequence is MTPVTPRVFVSHLSGVPVFDPNGDQVGRVRDLVAMLRVGGRPPRLLGMVVEVVSRRRIFLPMTRVTGVESGQVITTGVVNMRRFEQRPTERLVLGEFLDRRVRLVETDEEVTILDVAIQQLPARRDWEIDKYFVRKGRGGALRRKGETLTVEWSAVTGFSLEEHGQGAESLVATFERLRPADVANALHHLTPKRRAEVAAALDDDRLADVLEELPEDDQVEIIGKLQEERAADVLEAMDPDDAADLLSELPEEDKERLLMLMRPGDAADVRRLMSYEERTAGGLMTTEPVILRPDATVADALARVRQSDLSPALAAQVYVCRSPDETPTGKYLGTVHFQRLLRDPPFTLVSSLLDSDLVPLPPDTPLSVVTSYLAAYNLVSVPVVDESGSLLGAVTVDDVLDHLLPEDWRETDFHGREGVLRDR
- a CDS encoding DUF1003 domain-containing protein; this translates as MTGEDRARASNGSTALTRTPRNRLDQPKAPRRRLLPEYDPEAFGRFSERIARFLGTGRFIVWMTLIIIVWVAWNIFAPPNVRFDEYPFIFLTLMLSLQASYAAPLILLAQNRQDDRDRVTHEQDRKQNERSIADTEYLTREIAALRMGLGEVATRDWIRSELEDLVKDLDDRRALLSAESDEDR